The following nucleotide sequence is from Syntrophorhabdaceae bacterium.
TGAGGGACCTGGAGACGATCCAGCTTGCCCTGACGGCGGCGGAAACGGGTCACCTTGTTTTCGCGACCTTGCATACCAGTTCGGCCCCGGACACGGTGGACAGGGTCATCGATGTCTTTCCCGCGGGGCAGCAGAACCAGGTGCGCTCCATGCTCTCCGGTTCCCTTCAGGCCGTGATCTCGCAGGCCCTTTTCAAGAGGCGTGACGGGAAGGGAAGGGTTGCCGCTTTCGAGGTGATGATCGCCACCCCGGCCATCAGGAACCTTATCAGGGAAAACAAGATCGCCCAGATACCCTCCATGATCCAAACGAGCAAGGGCCTCGGGATGCAGACCATGGAAGCGGCATGCAACGAGCTCATTGCGAAGAACCTTGTTACCAGGGACGAAGTCTCGTTTTACCTGAGCAACTCAATGAGGTGATCCATGGACATCATCAACGAGTACCTGAAGTACATGGTCGAGAGGGATGCGTCGGACATCTATTTTACCGTGGGTGTGGCTCCTGCGTTCCGTATTGAAGGTGTCGTTTCTCTCCACGGCGACAGACCTCTCACTGCCGAAGATACGAAGAATTTTGCCTACGCCCTTATGAACGAGCGCCAGCAGAAGATATTCGAGGAAGAGATGGAGATGAACCTGGCCATCTTCCAGCCCGAATACGGCAGGTTCAGGGTGAACATCTTCCGGCAGAAAAGCTTTATCGGCATCGTGATACGCCAGATCAAGCTTATCATCAAGACCATCGATGACTGGGGATTGCCTGCCGCCATGAAGGACATATGCATGTCCAAGCGCGGCCTTGTGCTTGTTGTCGGTGCCACGGGCAGCGGCAAGTCGACGACGCTGGCAGCCCTCATCGACTACCGCAATTCCAATCAGCCCGGCCATATCATTACCATCGAGGACCCCGTTGAGTTTGTTCACCAGCACAAAATGAGTGTCGTTACCCAGAGGGAGGTGGGTTTTGACACTCTGAGCTTTTACAATGCCCTCAAGAACACCCTGCGGCAGGCTCCCGACGTGATTCTCATCGGCGAGATCAGGGACGCCGAGACGATGGAGGATGCCATAACCTTTGCCGAAACGGGTCATCTCTGTCTTGCCACCCTCCATGCCAATAACGCCAACCAGGCCATCGAGAGAATACTCAACTTCTTTCCCATCGAACGCCATCTCCAGATATACATGCAGCTTTCCCTCAATATGCGGGCCATCGTATCCCAGAGGCTCATTCCCACGGTGGAGGGCAAGCGGGCCGCGGCGATCGAGATACTCCTCGATAGCCCGAGGGTAAAGGACCTCATCCTCAAGGGCGAGATCACCCTTTTGAAAGAGACCATGGCGGAATCCTACTTTGAAGGGATGCAGACCTTCGACCAGCACATCTTCGATATGTACCAGGCCGGTCTCATCGATCTTAACAACGCCATCGCCTATGCCGACAGTCCCAACGACGTGCGGCTGAAGATAAAGATGGCTGAGATGAAGCCCGAGGACGAGGCGGATAAGAAAGATGGGGGGTTGAAGCTGAAGCTGTAAAGACGGTTGGAACCNNNNNNNNNNNNNNNNNNNNNNNNNNNNNNNNNNNNNNNNNNNNNNNNNNNNNNNNNNNNNNNNNNNNNNNNNNNNNNNNNNNNNNNNNNNNNNNNNNNNCCATCTTCATCGGTTTTCCAGGTGGTGGAGATAGAAAGCCGATGCCTCCAGTGTGCTTGTAAGCATGTATGCCTCTTCGAGGGTGGCGCCGCGGGCGAAGCTGCCGTGGGCTCTTATGAGGACGACCCTGTTGTCTTTCAGAGTCTGGCTGACAAGCTGGGCGGCTTCCTCGGAGGCGATGGCGTTCTGAGGAGCGACGACGGGTACGCGTTTCAGGTGATAGGCCCCCTCAGAATCGACGGGGACAAGTTCGCCGCTCATCGAAAGAAGGGTTGCATAAGGCGGGTGGGCATGGACCACGGCAAGGGCGCCCGTACTGAGATAAATAGCGCGGTGGACCACATATTCCGATGAGGCCTTGCGGATATTGTCGTCGTCTGCACCATCCAGATCGACCTCAACTATGTCCGCAGGGGATAGTCGGCTCGTCATGCCGCCCTTTCGGGTTATGCATATGTTCGAACCCGCCCGAACACTGATGTTTCCCGCATGAGAGCTCACGAGCCCCCGCAGGAACATATCGCGCCCGAAATCTATGATCTCCCGGACCCTCGCATCATCAACCATGGCACCGTCCTTTCCGTTCTTTTCTAACATAAATGGGCGGGGCTGTGGAAGACCAATCTCCCTTCTTCCGGTTGTAAGGCGGCAGAGTGAGATGAGTCTTCGCTTTTGACTTGAACCATAATTTGGGTTGTTTTATACTCTGCGCAGCGAAGCAGTTCTTTAGTGATTCCAGAATTTCACGTTAGAAAAGGAGAAAAGAATGGCTGACACCGATGGGATGAAAGAAGCCAAGAATTTTTATACCGACAGGCCGCAGGAATGCGAAGGTTTCTTCCTGAAGGGTTCCAATTCGCTGGATTGGGGCATCAAGAACAGACTGGCGCGGATATTCAACCCCGTATCGGGGCGGACGGTCATGCTTGCCATTGACCACGGATATTTCCAGGGGCCCACGACGGGTCTCGAACGGGTGGACATCAACATC
It contains:
- a CDS encoding class II aldolase/adducin family protein: MVDDARVREIIDFGRDMFLRGLVSSHAGNISVRAGSNICITRKGGMTSRLSPADIVEVDLDGADDDNIRKASSEYVVHRAIYLSTGALAVVHAHPPYATLLSMSGELVPVDSEGAYHLKRVPVVAPQNAIASEEAAQLVSQTLKDNRVVLIRAHGSFARGATLEEAYMLTSTLEASAFYLHHLENR
- a CDS encoding PilT/PilU family type 4a pilus ATPase, which gives rise to MDIINEYLKYMVERDASDIYFTVGVAPAFRIEGVVSLHGDRPLTAEDTKNFAYALMNERQQKIFEEEMEMNLAIFQPEYGRFRVNIFRQKSFIGIVIRQIKLIIKTIDDWGLPAAMKDICMSKRGLVLVVGATGSGKSTTLAALIDYRNSNQPGHIITIEDPVEFVHQHKMSVVTQREVGFDTLSFYNALKNTLRQAPDVILIGEIRDAETMEDAITFAETGHLCLATLHANNANQAIERILNFFPIERHLQIYMQLSLNMRAIVSQRLIPTVEGKRAAAIEILLDSPRVKDLILKGEITLLKETMAESYFEGMQTFDQHIFDMYQAGLIDLNNAIAYADSPNDVRLKIKMAEMKPEDEADKKDGGLKLKL